One genomic segment of Scophthalmus maximus strain ysfricsl-2021 chromosome 3, ASM2237912v1, whole genome shotgun sequence includes these proteins:
- the LOC118317025 gene encoding synaptotagmin-2-like isoform X1 has translation MTKFNLFRHQTTPMVAAKPTGASDMTVTPASVALVSADNATEPVNKNDAFDEIKNKFLNEIDKIPLPSWAIIAIAVVAATLILTCCLCIIKKCCCKKKKNKKGKKGKGDMGMKNMKGGEKQQDDDDEEDDVEPGLTGDEKEEEVKEKEKLGKLQYSIDYDFQENKLAVGILQAADLLSMDSGGTSDPYVKVYVLPDKKKKYDTKVHKKTLNPVFNESFTFKIPFQEMGGKILVMTVYDFDRFSKHDIIGEIKIPMNTLDLAKAIEEWRDLDSADQEEPEKLGDICISLRYVPTAGKLTICILEAKNLKKMDVGGLSDPYVKINLLQNGKRLKKKKTTVKKNTLNPYYNESFSFEIPLEQMQKIQAVITVLDYDKIGKNDAIGKIWVGSKSTGAGLKHWSDMLANPRRPIAQWHPLQPEEEVDASLAALNAKK, from the exons ATGACGAAGTTCAACTTGTTCAGGCATCAGACAACACCCATGGTCGCCGCAAAGCCAACGGGGGCGAGCGACATGACCGTGACTCCGGCCTCCGTCGCGCTGGTCTCCGCCGACAACGCCACCGAGCCGGTCAACAAGAACGACGCCTTCGACGAGATCAAAAACAAGTTCCTGAATGAGATCGACAAGATCCCAC TGCCGTCCTGGGCCATCATCGCCATCGCCGTGGTCGCGGCTACGCTCATCCTGACGTGCTGCCTCTGCATCATCAAGAAGTGCTgctgcaagaagaagaagaacaagaagggCAAGAAGGGGAAGGGTGACATGGGGATGAAGAACATGAAAGGCGGAGAG AAACAACAGGACGACGACGATGAAGAAGACGATGTGGAGCCCGGACTGACAGgggacgagaaggaggaggaggtgaaggagaaagagaagctgGGGAAGCTGCAGTACTCCATCGACTACGACTTCCAGGAGAACAAG ctGGCCGTGGGAATCCTGCAGGCGGCGGATCTCCTCTCCATGGACAGCGGCGGCACCTCCGACCCGTACGTCAAGGTCTACGTCCTCccggacaagaagaagaagtacgACACGAAGGTTCACAAGAAGACGCTCAACCCCGTCTTCAACGAGTCCTTCACCTTCAAG ATTCCGTTCCAGGAGATGGGAGGCAAGATTCTGGTGATGACCGTCTACGACTTCGATCGCTTCTCGAAACACGACATCATCGGGGAGATCAAGATCCCCATGAACACCCTGGACCTGGCGAAGGCCATCGAGGAGTGGAGGGACCTGGACAGCGCCGatcaggaggag CCGGAGAAGCTGGGAGACATTTGCATCTCGCTGCGCTACGTCCCCACCGCTGGGAAGCTCACCATCTGTATCCTGGAGGCGAAGAACCTGAAGAAGATGGACGTGGGCGGACTGTCAG ATCCGTACGTGAAGATCAACCTGCTGCAGAACGGGAAgaggctgaagaagaagaaaaccaccGTGAAGAAGAACACGTTGAATCCGTACTACAACGAGTCGTTCAGCTTCGAGATTCCCCTCGAGCAGATGCAG AAAATCCAGGCCGTGATTACGGTGCTGGATTACGACAAGATCGGCAAGAACGACGCCATCGGGAAGATCTGGGTGGGAAGCAAGTCCACGGGCGCCGGGCTGAAACACTGGTCCGACATGCTGGCCAACCCCCGCCGCCCCATCGCCCAGTGGCATCCACtgcagccggaggaggaggtggacgcgTCGCTCGCAGCCCTGAATGCCAAGAAGTAA
- the LOC118317025 gene encoding synaptotagmin-2-like isoform X2 encodes MTKFNLFRHQTTPMVAAKPTGASDMTVTPASVALVSADNATEPVNKNDAFDEIKNKFLNEIDKIPLPSWAIIAIAVVAATLILTCCLCIIKKCCCKKKKNKKGKKGKGDMGMKNMKGGEDDDDEEDDVEPGLTGDEKEEEVKEKEKLGKLQYSIDYDFQENKLAVGILQAADLLSMDSGGTSDPYVKVYVLPDKKKKYDTKVHKKTLNPVFNESFTFKIPFQEMGGKILVMTVYDFDRFSKHDIIGEIKIPMNTLDLAKAIEEWRDLDSADQEEPEKLGDICISLRYVPTAGKLTICILEAKNLKKMDVGGLSDPYVKINLLQNGKRLKKKKTTVKKNTLNPYYNESFSFEIPLEQMQKIQAVITVLDYDKIGKNDAIGKIWVGSKSTGAGLKHWSDMLANPRRPIAQWHPLQPEEEVDASLAALNAKK; translated from the exons ATGACGAAGTTCAACTTGTTCAGGCATCAGACAACACCCATGGTCGCCGCAAAGCCAACGGGGGCGAGCGACATGACCGTGACTCCGGCCTCCGTCGCGCTGGTCTCCGCCGACAACGCCACCGAGCCGGTCAACAAGAACGACGCCTTCGACGAGATCAAAAACAAGTTCCTGAATGAGATCGACAAGATCCCAC TGCCGTCCTGGGCCATCATCGCCATCGCCGTGGTCGCGGCTACGCTCATCCTGACGTGCTGCCTCTGCATCATCAAGAAGTGCTgctgcaagaagaagaagaacaagaagggCAAGAAGGGGAAGGGTGACATGGGGATGAAGAACATGAAAGGCGGAGAG GACGACGACGATGAAGAAGACGATGTGGAGCCCGGACTGACAGgggacgagaaggaggaggaggtgaaggagaaagagaagctgGGGAAGCTGCAGTACTCCATCGACTACGACTTCCAGGAGAACAAG ctGGCCGTGGGAATCCTGCAGGCGGCGGATCTCCTCTCCATGGACAGCGGCGGCACCTCCGACCCGTACGTCAAGGTCTACGTCCTCccggacaagaagaagaagtacgACACGAAGGTTCACAAGAAGACGCTCAACCCCGTCTTCAACGAGTCCTTCACCTTCAAG ATTCCGTTCCAGGAGATGGGAGGCAAGATTCTGGTGATGACCGTCTACGACTTCGATCGCTTCTCGAAACACGACATCATCGGGGAGATCAAGATCCCCATGAACACCCTGGACCTGGCGAAGGCCATCGAGGAGTGGAGGGACCTGGACAGCGCCGatcaggaggag CCGGAGAAGCTGGGAGACATTTGCATCTCGCTGCGCTACGTCCCCACCGCTGGGAAGCTCACCATCTGTATCCTGGAGGCGAAGAACCTGAAGAAGATGGACGTGGGCGGACTGTCAG ATCCGTACGTGAAGATCAACCTGCTGCAGAACGGGAAgaggctgaagaagaagaaaaccaccGTGAAGAAGAACACGTTGAATCCGTACTACAACGAGTCGTTCAGCTTCGAGATTCCCCTCGAGCAGATGCAG AAAATCCAGGCCGTGATTACGGTGCTGGATTACGACAAGATCGGCAAGAACGACGCCATCGGGAAGATCTGGGTGGGAAGCAAGTCCACGGGCGCCGGGCTGAAACACTGGTCCGACATGCTGGCCAACCCCCGCCGCCCCATCGCCCAGTGGCATCCACtgcagccggaggaggaggtggacgcgTCGCTCGCAGCCCTGAATGCCAAGAAGTAA